CAAGTGCATCGCGGACCAATTCGCAACCAATCACAAGTCATTATTTCAAAAGGGCTAAAACCGCGTTgaaactaatttaatttatttaacatttttaatcaatatttccaataaaaacgcatttatttcaatatttatgtacatgatgataaaaaatgaattttataaaaaaaaaattataaaagtgaatgtTGACCGGCTAACTTTATGGAGCTTAGATGCTTAGAACCTTAGAACATATAAGGCCTATTATGGTTTTCGAAACaaagtgaaaaatacaaaagtgagGAAATTCACTAGAATATCTACAATTTCATTTGTTGAAATCTAGTAAATCTatttacttttgtaattttcatctcGTTTCAAAAACCGTAAAGGTGCCTTTAAAAGGCAGCATCGAGTGTCGAACGTCTGCGCTGCGCAGAAGATCATTTCAAAAAGATAGATTCCAGCTTCTTGCTGCTAAAAtgacttttaaatattgattttatcaatcattttttatcatcatgtacataaatatttgttggTGATTGTTGGCCTAATTACAACGTTTGttggttaataatttttttgaaaatacgaaaataaaattttgtgtgaaGTTAGccggaaagatattatttttgtttcaatcttAGTTCAATCGATGCACAATCGTTTGTTGGCCAcggaaaaactaattaaaacgttTATTGGTTCATATTTGccttgaaaaatgaaaaaatgctaTAATGGTGGCTGGAGAGATTGGGTAAAACTTAAGATTGACTTTAAGATACACACGCGCGCAAGCAAgctcgcgcgcacacacacacacacacacacatgggGGGCAGGGGGTGCAAGGGGGGCCTTCGGCCTCCCCTCCCGGATCCATGCCACCGGTAGGCTGGatggacctcgctttacaacttacaaagtacatgctacattgtaaAGCAAGGTCCACCCAGCTTATCGGCGAAGAGGGTGCGGGAGGGGGACCGAAGGCCCCCCTTGCACCcccccgtgtgtgtgtgtgtatgtatgtggtacgcgtgcttcctgtccatgcatgtactttggtatatttcaaatatttttcgttaataactttttaacaagCAATGAGCGACGATTAAATTAGCAGAAAAAGTTATTCAGAAttatgtccttgacaacatatattgAGGTCATTGAAATCGGTGAGGTCGCCCTTAATCTTAAGTTTTACCAATCCCTTTCCGGCCAccattattgcattaatttttttcaactttggAACATCTTTTGTAACTACTTTTTTGCACTCTACATTATCGAGATAACTCTCCTTAAGGTCAAATGATATCCTATGAGAGATCTACTTTTTCGAAAAAGCAGTGTTCTCATTGGATATTGCCTATCCTTATAGCTATTCCCTTATTTCTATCGCTATCGCCTCGCATTGTGCAAGAGCCTTTTACTCTTATTTCATGTTGATCAAtgaagacaaaaaattaaatgctaccagaaatattattaaatttaaaaaaatgttttgtttatcattacatgttttctattattacatagtttattatgtattttacaatgtttttaaatataaatattttagtacaataaattactattataatatttttgttctttattatttttatctccttttattttcttactcAAACTGTCTTTTCACACGTTTCCTGTACAATAGAAAttcttatctatatattgtttttactacgtatatttttaatttcaaattgtgACAATTTACTATTATTGCCATTTCCATTCAAATATCAGCGGGAGTTGCCAAAAAATGGCGGACCAATCAAAAGTTGCTATTACGTGGCCAGACTCTGTTACAGAGACTCTAGGACCGAGAGCTATCGTACGAAAAATGTAGGGATGGCCGCTCTCAGGCCTCTCTTCTCTCTGATGCTACTTTACCTTACGCGTAGAATTTAGGAATGCACTTTTGACGATCGCAACATTCACGAACATCTGTATGTGTACGAATACGAAAGAAGGAAGAATTGTTTAGCCCACATGTATATTtgtacgaatatattttttactttgtatcttatataatatttaattttttatatgttatatatacaatggataatattataactaataatataacaatggaTTCTGAACAAATGAAAAGTTATCAACGGATACTGTTGAATAATGTTTTCGCACAggtataattatacttttttaattattcttttataattatacttttcaaattgtatattgtaacaattttttatttaaattatatttattacaatacaaaaattaataactgatatatatgttataggAACTTgaacaaaatgaaaaacaaataaatacatggaatgattataaaaagaagtatAAAAAGGTGATAGAAGGACTTGAAGTATATCCATTATCCGTCTCGGAAAATTGTATGGTGCCTATTGGCAAGCGAGCATTAatgaaaggaaaattaattcatactAATGAAATTATGGTTTATCTGGGAGATGgctattttgcaaaatatagtGCATCACAGGCAATCTCATTGTGCAAAAGGAGGATagcatgtaatataaattttatatatatttttgttttgttattttatattaaatatatctattacacatcacttttttttattacttttttatttcaggggcagaaaaaatgttgaaagacTTAGAAGTTGAAAGAAACTTGTATGAGATGAGACAATATTTTCCATCAaaacatgatatttttgcagaagaagatagaaaagatatattggaACATTGGAACAAAGACAAACTTGATAAATGGaagagtaaatatttattttacatatgtatttttttaaatatatttttatttaatatgctaGAGAGATGCTAGaaacaaagtatatttaattatagtacAACATAGGCAACGTGAAAAGGAGTATCGTCAGAAACTAGCAGagttgagagaaaaagagaagactAATATTTGCACTGAAGAAGATCTTTTTAAAAGACTAGATGAATTAGAATTGGAAGAAGAACTAAAAGATGAAATATGCAGGtcacttatttttaaaattaaaactcttATTAGTGAatgtaattagaataaaacCAATCTATTTTATGCAGACTGGAAGCTGaacgaaaagatttttatggTGATTTGAAAGAGGGAGAAATCTATGATGACTCAGAGGAGGATTCATCTGTTTCTGATGAAAATACAACGGAGATGATTGAggaggaaattaaaaaattgaaagatattcAAACAAGCAAAATCACACATAATACATCAGATGACAGTTTTGATCCAACTCGAGATAAAACTCTCTAtacaaatgtttcaaaaaatgaacATTTTGATCTCACTCTAAATTCTAGTCAAGAGGAATTGAAAAACGATCATTCACCTGAATCTAGAGAGAATATATCCAAATCCACAAACGCAAAGAAAACAGGAAGAGTATCATTTATTGAACCATGTATTATGGAAAATACAGAAAGCGATACAGAAGAAGGAGAGATGCACAATAAAGAATCCTGTTTTATTTCAAAgcaagataaaatatgtaatgatGACTCAGAAAATGAAGATGATATTGTCAGGATTGAGTTTTCACATTCATCTCATATTCCAAATGTATCTGCATCAAGTAATACAGAAATACAAACTCcagtagatatttataaaatatttaatgttcccaaatcaattttgaaaagatcGCCAAATGATATGATTCCCAATCAAATTGTTCCTCCTTTGAATGAAGAAAGTAGTACTGATGTAGAAGATGAAGTCGAACATGTTAAACATTCtgcttataattttgtgagtggagaaataataatttaataatactaatgCATTACTAAATAATTGTGCTAATAGGTCTATTTTGTGTAGGTAATCAAGGAAAAagttcaagaaaataaaatattaccagTGACTTCGGATATAAGGGGTGGAGAGAAAATTGTAAGTAGATTTAAACTGGAACGGACTGGAAAAAAGAAgtgatgtgtatatatatatatatatatatatatttattataattagaattttctttatatacaacacaaaaataaatatatatattttctaagacTATGTGCTTATAATTTAGTCCAAAACCAAAAATGATCTTCACATAGAatagttttgtaaaaattgcaatctattctatatatataattcttttaattcgtattttaaaagaatcatGAATTTTAATGATGCGTAATGCGAAAAACCATGTATGatgcataatatttacaatatttttgtttatttctgcAGTTCTGGTACaatgaaagatttatattttgggTAGGATACATAGAGGAAGAATAtggtaataaatgaaaatagatgtaattactgtctaatataatattaattctatgttGAAAACAATCCACTAGTTCATtcttaagtatattatataggtGCTTTCTCGACTAGCTTAAACCAATGACCACATTCGCAGCGACGCGGAGGACCTTGATGCAGCCACATCCAATTTACATGCAATGCATCCTCATCACAAATGCATCCCATTATACGACTCTCAAATGCACTGTAGACTATATTAGGATTCTCCTTTGTACTGTCTGGTCGGCGTTTTATAGTCAAATTATAGGGATCCTAGAGAGAAACAAattaacag
This portion of the Cataglyphis hispanica isolate Lineage 1 chromosome 10, ULB_Chis1_1.0, whole genome shotgun sequence genome encodes:
- the LOC126852261 gene encoding unconventional prefoldin RPB5 interactor-like protein → MDNIITNNITMDSEQMKSYQRILLNNVFAQELEQNEKQINTWNDYKKKYKKVIEGLEVYPLSVSENCMVPIGKRALMKGKLIHTNEIMVYLGDGYFAKYSASQAISLCKRRIAWAEKMLKDLEVERNLYEMRQYFPSKHDIFAEEDRKDILEHWNKDKLDKWKIQHRQREKEYRQKLAELREKEKTNICTEEDLFKRLDELELEEELKDEICRLEAERKDFYGDLKEGEIYDDSEEDSSVSDENTTEMIEEEIKKLKDIQTSKITHNTSDDSFDPTRDKTLYTNVSKNEHFDLTLNSSQEELKNDHSPESRENISKSTNAKKTGRVSFIEPCIMENTESDTEEGEMHNKESCFISKQDKICNDDSENEDDIVRIEFSHSSHIPNVSASSNTEIQTPVDIYKIFNVPKSILKRSPNDMIPNQIVPPLNEESSTDVEDEVEHVKHSAYNFVIKEKVQENKILPVTSDIRGGEKIVSRFKLERTGKKK
- the LOC126852301 gene encoding cytochrome c oxidase subunit 5B, mitochondrial-like, which produces MAWLCARSVLQTCRRPISYSLACAQKKFADSLDHATGLEKREMLARLAGNEDPYNLTIKRRPDSTKENPNIVYSAFESRIMGCICDEDALHVNWMWLHQGPPRRCECGHWFKLVEKAPI